In Leptospira saintgironsiae, one genomic interval encodes:
- the coxB gene encoding cytochrome c oxidase subunit II, whose product MNWFSLITATSFMPVPATKESGDVDNLYIFLLVSGLISFIILIGGMVIFIFKYRRKTEDQKSAYITHNTLAEFLWSFIPFVIMMVIFAWGWSVFHDLRRVGEKGDVEVHVTARQWAWTFKYANDIEINSPTDKKLLDDPDSTLLKPEIVVVPVGKTIRFILTSDDVLHSFYVPAFRNKMDAVPGRRTTFTFTPIEKGDFTVFCTEYCGTKHSNMMATIRVVDGEQFAAWQAEKIAANAGANNKGPAERGEALFKGSLGCSGCHSIDGSRIVGPSFKGLYGNKRDFADGSSVTADDAYIKQSILVPTAKIVAGFPPAMSSFQGRIKEDEIKDIIEFIKTLK is encoded by the coding sequence ATGAACTGGTTCTCTCTTATTACGGCGACAAGCTTCATGCCGGTTCCAGCGACTAAAGAATCGGGAGATGTAGATAACCTCTATATCTTTCTTCTTGTTTCGGGCCTTATCTCTTTTATCATTCTCATTGGTGGAATGGTAATATTCATTTTCAAGTATAGAAGAAAAACTGAAGATCAGAAAAGTGCGTATATCACGCACAATACTCTTGCTGAGTTCCTTTGGTCCTTCATACCTTTCGTGATCATGATGGTCATCTTCGCTTGGGGATGGAGTGTATTTCATGATCTTCGCAGAGTCGGAGAGAAAGGTGATGTTGAAGTTCACGTAACTGCTCGTCAGTGGGCTTGGACTTTCAAATACGCGAATGATATCGAGATCAATAGCCCAACTGACAAAAAGTTGTTGGACGATCCGGATTCTACTCTTCTCAAACCTGAGATTGTAGTAGTTCCAGTTGGCAAAACCATTCGTTTTATTCTTACTTCTGATGACGTTCTACATAGCTTCTATGTTCCTGCATTCAGGAACAAAATGGATGCGGTTCCTGGCAGAAGAACAACTTTCACTTTCACTCCGATTGAGAAAGGGGACTTCACAGTATTCTGTACTGAATATTGCGGAACTAAACACTCCAATATGATGGCTACGATTCGTGTGGTGGACGGAGAACAATTCGCTGCTTGGCAGGCAGAAAAAATCGCTGCTAACGCGGGCGCTAACAACAAAGGACCTGCAGAAAGAGGTGAAGCTCTTTTCAAAGGAAGTCTTGGATGTAGCGGATGTCACTCCATCGACGGATCCAGAATTGTTGGACCAAGTTTCAAAGGTCTTTATGGTAATAAGAGAGACTTCGCAGACGGATCTTCTGTGACTGCGGATGACGCTTATATCAAACAATCCATCCTTGTTCCAACAGCTAAAATTGTAGCTGGATTTCCTCCTGCGATGTCTTCTTTCCAAGGAAGGATCAAAGAGGACGAGATCAAGGACATCATCGAATTCATTAAGACGCTTAAATAG
- the ctaD gene encoding cytochrome c oxidase subunit I: protein MAHEQHNYLNHQKGIWSWLTTLDHKRIGIMYFVAIMSFFFLGGVFALLVRAELFTPGKTLFSADVYNRMMTYHGAIMVFMVIVPGIPAIFGNFVLPIMIGAKDVAFPRLNLMSWYMLMIGAAITGSTLFLENVDTGWTFYTPYSSIKTGLGVIPMVLGVFIIGFSSILTGLNFIVTTHKLRAPGMTMNRIPLMVWALYSTAILQVLATPVLAITLLLLIAEKTLGVGIFDPQLGGDPVLFQHFFWFYSHPAVYIMILPAMGVISELVATYSRKVIFGYTAIAYSSLAIAGVSFLVWGHHMFVSGQSEFAGVLFSFITMLVGVPTAIKLFNWIATMYKGSIRLDAPMLFAIGFMFLFTIGGLTGVYLASTGMDIHFHDTYFVVAHFHYVMVGGTLMALMGALIYWFPKVTGKIYSDLVGRISWVFIFTGFNVTFFPQFILGNMGMPRRYYDYLPTFTELNQMSTFGSWLIGTGFLVGLYGVIYALLKGKEAGNNPFGGKTLEWTTASPPPHENFESTPVLTGGPYEYR, encoded by the coding sequence ATGGCCCACGAGCAACATAATTACCTGAATCACCAAAAGGGGATTTGGTCCTGGCTTACGACCTTAGATCATAAGCGTATCGGGATCATGTACTTTGTCGCGATCATGAGCTTCTTCTTTTTAGGAGGAGTTTTCGCTCTATTAGTTCGCGCTGAATTATTCACACCTGGAAAAACCCTTTTTTCCGCAGACGTTTATAACAGAATGATGACCTACCATGGAGCCATTATGGTGTTCATGGTAATCGTTCCTGGTATTCCTGCAATTTTCGGAAACTTCGTACTTCCGATCATGATAGGAGCAAAAGACGTAGCTTTCCCAAGATTGAACTTAATGAGCTGGTACATGCTGATGATCGGAGCTGCGATCACTGGCTCCACACTATTCTTGGAAAACGTAGATACTGGTTGGACCTTCTACACTCCATACTCTTCCATTAAGACTGGATTAGGAGTGATTCCGATGGTTCTTGGAGTATTCATTATTGGATTCTCTTCGATCCTGACTGGTTTGAACTTCATCGTTACTACTCATAAACTGAGAGCGCCTGGAATGACCATGAACAGAATTCCTCTCATGGTTTGGGCACTTTACTCAACTGCGATCCTGCAAGTATTGGCAACTCCAGTTCTTGCGATCACTCTGCTTCTACTTATTGCAGAGAAAACTCTCGGAGTGGGGATTTTCGATCCTCAATTGGGAGGAGATCCGGTTCTATTCCAGCACTTCTTCTGGTTCTATTCTCACCCTGCAGTTTATATCATGATTCTTCCTGCGATGGGAGTGATCTCCGAGTTGGTTGCTACTTACTCTCGTAAAGTAATCTTCGGATATACTGCAATCGCTTACTCTTCCTTAGCGATCGCTGGGGTTTCCTTCTTAGTATGGGGACACCACATGTTCGTTTCTGGACAATCTGAGTTTGCGGGAGTTCTGTTCTCCTTCATTACAATGCTTGTAGGGGTTCCTACAGCGATCAAATTGTTCAACTGGATCGCAACCATGTATAAAGGAAGTATCCGTCTGGATGCTCCGATGTTATTTGCGATCGGGTTCATGTTCTTATTCACCATCGGTGGTTTGACTGGAGTGTATCTGGCTTCTACTGGTATGGATATTCACTTCCACGATACTTACTTCGTGGTGGCTCACTTCCATTACGTGATGGTTGGTGGAACTTTGATGGCTCTTATGGGAGCATTGATCTACTGGTTCCCTAAAGTTACCGGTAAAATCTATAGCGATTTAGTCGGAAGAATTTCCTGGGTGTTTATCTTTACTGGATTTAACGTTACCTTCTTTCCTCAATTCATCTTGGGAAATATGGGAATGCCTCGTAGATACTACGACTATCTTCCTACATTCACCGAATTAAACCAAATGTCCACTTTTGGATCTTGGTTGATCGGAACAGGATTCTTGGTTGGACTTTACGGAGTGATTTACGCACTTCTTAAAGGAAAAGAAGCAGGAAACAATCCATTCGGAGGAAAAACTCTGGAATGGACCACTGCTTCTCCTCCACCTCATGAAAATTTTGAATCGACCCCAGTACTAACCGGAGGGCCTTATGAGTACCGCTAA
- a CDS encoding cytochrome c oxidase subunit 3 family protein, which yields MSTANHSGGFHHAHHFDSAEHQYDASKQGIWLFLVTEILMFGGLFVGYSIYHSLYPQVFHAGSKQLSVVLGALNTVVLLFSSFTMALGINYVQRGLRNKAIIALAVTIACAAIFMVVKFFEYTHKFHVGTVPGKYAYTEELSASGEKVTKVGALLAEANKLSVVEREHKLHLDETEFEHLTLLEKTKNWPLFFGFYFVMSGIHGLHVLAGAFLIFWVLLKVIKNQVGPEYYTPVEGVGLFWHVVDLIWIYLFPLLYLVG from the coding sequence ATGAGTACCGCTAATCACTCAGGTGGTTTTCATCACGCACATCATTTCGATAGCGCAGAACATCAATACGATGCATCCAAACAAGGAATCTGGTTATTCCTTGTTACAGAAATTCTAATGTTCGGTGGATTATTCGTAGGATATTCTATCTACCATTCTCTATACCCTCAAGTTTTCCACGCAGGAAGTAAGCAGCTTTCTGTAGTTTTGGGAGCTTTGAACACAGTAGTTCTTCTATTCAGCTCATTCACTATGGCTCTTGGAATCAACTATGTGCAAAGAGGTCTTAGAAACAAAGCGATCATCGCTCTTGCAGTGACTATCGCTTGTGCTGCGATCTTCATGGTCGTAAAGTTTTTCGAATACACTCACAAGTTCCATGTAGGTACTGTTCCTGGAAAATACGCTTACACTGAAGAGTTAAGCGCTTCCGGCGAGAAGGTAACTAAAGTAGGAGCTCTACTTGCAGAGGCTAATAAACTTAGCGTAGTAGAAAGAGAGCACAAACTTCATCTGGACGAAACTGAATTCGAACACCTGACTCTTTTGGAAAAAACCAAAAACTGGCCTTTGTTCTTCGGATTCTATTTTGTAATGTCCGGTATTCACGGTTTGCACGTTCTTGCAGGTGCATTCCTTATCTTCTGGGTACTTTTGAAAGTGATCAAAAACCAAGTTGGTCCTGAATATTACACTCCTGTAGAAGGTGTGGGTCTATTCTGGCACGTGGTAGACTTGATCTGGATTTACCTCTTCCCTCTTCTTTATCTGGTGGGATAA
- a CDS encoding CarD family transcriptional regulator, with amino-acid sequence MAGKKKQSGYDHGVGDYVVYPIHGVGEITEISKKVILGKKKECYVMEIQGSKMKVMIPVDKAKQVGIRPIIDKKDIKKVINLLKKDEVDTEEDWKIRYQNNLNKIKSGSIFEVADVCRNLFRRANGKELSIMERKLYESAYNLVKMEVALSKGVSQEEAGNLVSDVLASTFAPGERVPVAAVDIDEE; translated from the coding sequence TTGGCTGGCAAAAAGAAACAATCTGGCTACGATCATGGCGTAGGCGATTACGTCGTATATCCGATCCACGGGGTAGGTGAAATCACCGAAATCTCCAAAAAGGTTATCCTGGGAAAGAAAAAAGAGTGCTACGTAATGGAAATCCAGGGTAGCAAGATGAAGGTGATGATCCCGGTCGATAAAGCAAAGCAGGTCGGAATTCGACCGATTATCGACAAGAAGGATATCAAAAAAGTTATCAATCTACTCAAGAAAGACGAGGTCGATACTGAAGAGGACTGGAAGATCAGGTACCAAAACAACCTGAACAAAATAAAGTCCGGATCGATCTTCGAAGTGGCGGATGTGTGCAGGAATTTATTCCGCAGGGCAAATGGTAAAGAACTGTCCATCATGGAACGTAAATTGTACGAAAGTGCGTACAATCTAGTGAAGATGGAAGTCGCCCTAAGTAAAGGAGTTTCCCAAGAAGAAGCTGGGAACCTTGTGTCAGATGTTTTAGCTAGTACATTCGCTCCGGGAGAAAGAGTTCCCGTAGCTGCAGTCGACATAGACGAAGAATAA
- a CDS encoding PIN/TRAM domain-containing protein translates to MAYFYKGLTAVLLSLVSFFVTQKQTQEFVFSGSSAGLVLVISLVLLFGETKLFPKLRGDVIFCVGVGALLGFALAWFIGTIIRFEELNLALYLILGLFGARAGKSFAKEPGLSVFGGGGGGSSLVDPFGVASIGKDEVRDKILDTSVVIDGRILDIADTHFIDGPLILPNFVLREIQLISDSSDPIKRARGRRGLEMLNKLQRKGSIEVKITYKDYSDTREVDAKLIKLARDTGGKIVTNDFNLNKVAELQGVKVLNLNTLANALKPVVLPGEELAIQVIKEGKDENQGIGYLEDGTMVVIENGGHLVGKEVKVTVTSIIQTAAGKMIFTKANGNSGFDKGERAPEKENRGGKGGERGEDRGNRYDRGDRGNEERGNRKDYQNKNQNRSNFQDRGDKGEGRGDDFGNRKDVQDQQQQQQ, encoded by the coding sequence ATGGCGTATTTTTATAAAGGTCTAACGGCCGTCCTACTCTCCTTAGTGTCGTTCTTTGTAACGCAAAAACAAACTCAAGAGTTTGTATTTTCAGGCTCTAGTGCTGGGCTTGTACTCGTAATTTCTCTCGTACTTTTGTTCGGTGAAACTAAACTATTTCCAAAACTTCGCGGAGACGTTATTTTTTGTGTAGGTGTGGGTGCATTATTAGGATTTGCCCTAGCTTGGTTTATTGGAACGATTATTCGTTTTGAGGAATTGAATCTTGCATTGTACCTGATCCTAGGCCTCTTCGGAGCTAGAGCAGGTAAGTCGTTCGCAAAAGAGCCTGGCCTTTCTGTATTCGGAGGCGGGGGTGGAGGATCTTCCTTGGTGGATCCTTTCGGCGTAGCTTCTATAGGTAAAGATGAAGTCAGAGATAAAATTCTAGATACTTCCGTCGTTATCGACGGAAGAATATTAGATATTGCTGATACACATTTTATCGATGGTCCGCTTATTCTACCTAACTTTGTGTTAAGAGAGATCCAGCTTATTAGTGACTCTTCTGACCCGATCAAAAGAGCAAGAGGACGCCGTGGTTTGGAGATGTTGAACAAACTCCAAAGAAAAGGTTCTATCGAAGTTAAGATCACTTACAAAGATTATTCTGACACTAGAGAAGTTGACGCTAAGTTGATCAAACTTGCTAGGGACACCGGTGGAAAGATCGTAACTAACGACTTCAACTTGAACAAAGTTGCAGAACTCCAAGGAGTGAAAGTTCTCAATCTGAACACCTTGGCTAACGCATTAAAACCTGTTGTTCTTCCTGGTGAAGAATTGGCTATCCAAGTCATTAAAGAAGGAAAGGACGAAAACCAAGGTATCGGCTATTTAGAAGACGGAACCATGGTAGTGATAGAGAACGGCGGACATCTAGTTGGTAAAGAAGTGAAAGTTACTGTTACTTCTATCATCCAAACTGCTGCTGGAAAAATGATATTCACCAAAGCTAATGGAAACAGTGGCTTTGACAAAGGTGAACGCGCCCCTGAAAAAGAAAACAGAGGTGGTAAGGGCGGAGAACGCGGAGAAGATCGTGGAAATAGATACGATCGTGGTGACCGAGGAAACGAGGAAAGAGGCAATCGTAAAGATTACCAAAACAAAAACCAGAACCGTAGCAATTTCCAAGACAGAGGCGATAAAGGCGAGGGTCGTGGAGATGATTTCGGAAATCGTAAAGACGTCCAAGATCAGCAGCAACAGCAGCAATAA
- the pckA gene encoding phosphoenolpyruvate carboxykinase (ATP), whose protein sequence is MQAQTQVKGLKELGIEPSEVFHNLSYDEIFEHEKNNGETVLSSNGTMMVDTGIFTGRSPKDKYFVDEPSSNKNIWWSHINFKASEAVFEELYQKCVNYLSGKKLYVFDGYAGANPETRIGLRVVSEKAWQHHFCTNMFLRPSKEELANLLPEFTIINACGVKNEKYKEHGLNSEVFVIFNLAKKLCIIGGTEYGGEMKKGIFSVMNYKLPLQGIVSMHCSANIGNKDGDTALFFGLSGTGKTTLSTDPNRKLIGDDEHGWDDNGIFNIEGGCYAKVINLDPKTEPEIFEAIKRDALLENVVFDEKTKVVDYTSAAKTENTRVSYPIYHIKNIQVPSKGGHPKVIIFLTYDAFGVLPPVSRLSIEQAMYHFLSGYTAKVAGTERGVKEPTATFSACFGAAFMTLHPTVYAQLLGEKMRKHNVRAYMMNTGLVGGAYGTGKRMNLPSTRKIIDEIMNGNIDKAEFIKHPIFQVEYPKTVEGVDSSILDPREAWTDKAAYDESSKKLAGMFIENFKKYVEGSKDFDFTAFGPQI, encoded by the coding sequence ATGCAGGCCCAGACGCAAGTGAAGGGACTGAAGGAGCTCGGTATAGAGCCCTCCGAAGTCTTCCATAACCTTTCATACGACGAAATTTTCGAACACGAAAAGAATAACGGGGAAACTGTCCTTTCCTCTAACGGAACCATGATGGTGGATACCGGTATTTTCACCGGACGTTCTCCAAAAGATAAATACTTCGTAGACGAACCTTCTTCTAACAAGAATATCTGGTGGTCTCATATTAACTTTAAAGCTTCCGAAGCAGTTTTCGAAGAGCTTTATCAAAAATGTGTAAACTATCTTAGCGGAAAAAAACTCTATGTATTCGACGGATACGCAGGAGCAAACCCTGAGACCAGAATTGGTCTTCGTGTAGTTTCCGAAAAAGCATGGCAGCACCATTTCTGCACCAACATGTTCCTTCGCCCTAGCAAGGAAGAGTTGGCTAATCTTCTTCCTGAATTCACTATCATCAACGCTTGCGGAGTGAAGAACGAAAAATACAAAGAGCATGGTCTGAACTCAGAAGTATTCGTGATCTTCAACCTTGCAAAAAAACTTTGTATCATCGGTGGAACCGAGTACGGCGGAGAAATGAAGAAAGGTATCTTCTCTGTAATGAACTATAAGTTACCATTACAGGGAATCGTTTCTATGCATTGTTCCGCAAATATCGGAAACAAAGACGGAGACACTGCTCTGTTCTTCGGACTTTCCGGAACTGGTAAGACTACTCTTTCCACTGACCCGAACCGTAAACTGATCGGGGACGATGAGCATGGTTGGGACGATAACGGAATTTTCAATATCGAAGGCGGTTGTTACGCGAAAGTGATCAACCTTGATCCTAAAACAGAGCCAGAAATTTTCGAAGCGATTAAAAGAGACGCTCTTTTAGAGAACGTAGTTTTCGATGAAAAAACGAAAGTTGTAGATTATACTTCCGCTGCTAAAACCGAAAACACCAGAGTTTCCTACCCGATCTACCATATCAAAAACATCCAAGTTCCTTCTAAAGGTGGCCATCCTAAAGTGATCATCTTCTTGACTTACGATGCATTCGGAGTTCTTCCTCCAGTGTCTCGTCTGTCTATCGAACAAGCGATGTATCACTTCCTTTCTGGTTACACTGCGAAAGTTGCGGGAACTGAAAGAGGTGTTAAAGAGCCTACCGCTACATTCTCAGCTTGTTTCGGAGCTGCGTTCATGACACTTCACCCAACTGTTTATGCTCAGTTATTAGGTGAGAAGATGCGTAAACATAATGTTCGCGCATACATGATGAACACAGGACTTGTTGGTGGAGCTTACGGAACTGGTAAGAGGATGAATCTTCCTTCTACTCGTAAAATTATCGACGAGATCATGAACGGAAACATCGACAAAGCTGAATTCATTAAGCATCCGATCTTCCAAGTAGAATATCCTAAAACCGTAGAAGGTGTAGATAGTTCTATCCTGGATCCTCGTGAGGCTTGGACTGATAAAGCTGCTTACGATGAGTCTTCTAAAAAGCTTGCTGGCATGTTTATTGAGAACTTCAAAAAATATGTAGAAGGCTCTAAAGACTTCGACTTCACAGCGTTCGGACCTCAAATATAG
- a CDS encoding phasin-related domain-containing protein — MEKEIKEALNFAIGAAKTLREQADSILLKVEKEFKELSTKGSQDQSDVANNLRKYIEDALRSVEGLAGQVNSKVEEAKKEFGKKNSND; from the coding sequence ATGGAAAAGGAAATCAAAGAAGCACTGAATTTCGCGATCGGAGCGGCAAAAACCCTGAGAGAACAAGCGGACAGTATTCTTTTAAAAGTGGAAAAAGAATTTAAAGAACTCTCCACAAAAGGTTCTCAAGACCAAAGCGATGTTGCAAATAATCTTAGAAAGTATATCGAAGACGCATTACGTTCTGTGGAAGGACTTGCTGGCCAAGTTAATTCTAAAGTAGAAGAAGCTAAAAAAGAATTCGGTAAGAAAAACTCTAACGACTGA
- a CDS encoding CHAT domain-containing protein, with protein sequence MLNLIIDRVGAVNVFNILDSSGSGSESHLQSTMDEDLILEYIKEIENLVRVSVAIHQKSGHTPTLETDILHDLKILGETFYDQFFPTAIQEKLRLTTEKYLHFNIDPKLGVIPWELLHDGTCFLSDKFYIGKTVRGESSSGAFKEKEKLRMLIIADPTEDLEWAQKEGEQIFRVLSEKVPSSRLEIEFIGGRQVTKLKLLSLIKGKNIIHYSGHLYFSDDPLENGWLISEGKILKAREIKNSGFNTDMVFSNSCQSNKSATRNLNADLMNNFAGSFLMSGIKSFIGTNWEIADNQNTIDFTIQFYTNLFADKSIGESLYLAKEHARRNYDPSDLTWTNYSLHGQPVIRVVSDPTKGKPVHKIINPSLIFKFYPNPIAASYYKFTEKQKEEALTSYQLMEHLIFAFEEFSKVIGGILFSDHQNHSLGKYIPNNPDDAYNTERWWELMFQCLHDFRKLEITPVVTDLPEILFANKDTISKMIQWIDLYSKGQIQPESADGYLITFQYYFENLLTELEELERISIFLVSTNSNNHLFFRGIKSESSLVAAPMIKQDFIGEQIEKYRGKVIVFHEDRMQIFPLNCNIVENPETKELELSFLGFLPSKPGNLPHGGL encoded by the coding sequence ATGCTGAACCTAATCATAGACAGAGTCGGTGCCGTAAACGTATTCAATATTCTGGATAGTTCCGGCAGCGGATCAGAATCACATCTTCAGTCCACTATGGACGAAGATCTAATCCTAGAGTATATTAAGGAAATCGAAAACTTAGTTCGAGTTTCCGTTGCGATCCACCAAAAATCAGGGCATACCCCAACTCTAGAAACTGATATTCTTCATGATCTAAAGATCCTGGGAGAAACTTTCTACGATCAGTTTTTTCCAACAGCTATCCAAGAAAAACTCAGACTTACTACTGAAAAATACCTTCACTTTAATATAGATCCTAAACTAGGAGTGATCCCGTGGGAGCTCCTACATGACGGCACTTGTTTTCTCTCAGATAAATTTTACATAGGAAAAACTGTAAGAGGAGAATCAAGCAGCGGTGCATTCAAAGAAAAGGAGAAGCTCCGCATGCTTATCATCGCGGATCCAACCGAAGATCTAGAATGGGCTCAGAAAGAAGGAGAACAGATCTTTAGGGTTCTAAGTGAGAAGGTACCAAGTTCTAGATTAGAAATCGAATTTATAGGCGGACGCCAAGTTACTAAATTAAAACTTCTTTCTCTCATCAAAGGAAAGAATATCATCCATTACTCAGGACATTTATATTTTTCCGATGATCCTTTAGAAAACGGATGGCTGATCTCTGAAGGAAAAATCCTAAAAGCAAGAGAGATCAAAAACTCTGGATTTAATACAGATATGGTGTTCTCTAACTCTTGCCAATCCAACAAAAGTGCGACTAGAAATCTGAACGCAGATCTAATGAACAATTTTGCAGGATCCTTTTTGATGTCCGGAATAAAAAGTTTTATCGGGACCAATTGGGAAATCGCAGACAATCAGAATACGATCGATTTCACGATCCAATTCTATACGAACTTATTTGCAGATAAAAGTATAGGCGAGTCTTTGTATTTAGCAAAGGAACACGCTAGAAGAAATTATGATCCAAGCGATCTTACTTGGACCAATTATAGCTTACATGGACAACCGGTCATCAGGGTAGTTTCCGATCCTACAAAAGGAAAACCAGTCCATAAGATCATTAATCCTTCTTTAATATTCAAATTTTATCCAAATCCGATTGCAGCGTCTTATTACAAGTTCACTGAAAAACAGAAAGAAGAAGCACTTACTTCCTATCAATTGATGGAACACTTGATCTTTGCATTTGAGGAATTTTCCAAGGTGATTGGAGGGATCTTATTTAGCGATCATCAGAATCACTCTTTAGGAAAATATATCCCTAACAATCCGGACGATGCATATAATACTGAGAGATGGTGGGAACTGATGTTCCAATGCCTTCATGATTTCAGAAAGTTAGAGATCACTCCTGTAGTTACTGATCTTCCTGAAATACTTTTTGCGAACAAAGATACGATCTCCAAGATGATCCAATGGATCGATCTGTATTCAAAAGGTCAGATCCAGCCAGAATCCGCAGACGGATATCTGATCACATTCCAGTATTATTTTGAAAATCTTCTTACAGAGTTAGAGGAATTGGAGAGGATCAGTATCTTCTTAGTTTCTACCAACTCGAACAATCATCTATTCTTCCGCGGAATAAAATCCGAATCTTCTTTAGTTGCCGCTCCTATGATCAAACAAGACTTTATTGGAGAACAGATCGAAAAGTATAGAGGAAAGGTAATTGTTTTCCACGAAGATAGAATGCAGATCTTCCCTCTGAACTGCAATATAGTAGAAAATCCTGAAACAAAAGAATTGGAACTCTCGTTTTTAGGATTTCTTCCTTCTAAGCCTGGGAATCTGCCTCACGGCGGTTTATAA
- a CDS encoding sigma-70 family RNA polymerase sigma factor, which yields MNLSKDKTLDLVTRCGEGDEAALKLFFESYSEDIYNFPMKIFHLSEDDAGDFFLYAFERLKTGARFSSFKGKSSFRTWFYSVLRNMLIDWQRTKRELKMTNLGKINKEGKEYATIEDEPDLRPDLIEEAQELTKHFHQVLGEIGVEKRVIFKLSYIYYLNLDEEEIQFLIEKTNLGVEEIKKKILGLRSELSKREEENIRMEDKITSLYLNILELKEKQTVTVKKAPLLPQEIDKTSQALKKKYEQRKKLLEKRKKGHFLARTPYREVADLLGITEGNVSVTLLRLIEKIQKKLKFSELSE from the coding sequence ATGAATTTGTCAAAGGATAAAACCCTCGACCTAGTTACCCGTTGCGGGGAAGGAGACGAGGCCGCTCTCAAGTTATTCTTCGAGTCCTATTCCGAAGATATTTACAATTTTCCGATGAAGATCTTTCACCTAAGTGAAGATGACGCCGGAGACTTCTTCCTATACGCGTTCGAAAGACTGAAAACCGGAGCGAGATTCTCTAGCTTCAAAGGTAAATCAAGTTTTAGAACATGGTTTTACTCTGTTCTACGTAATATGCTCATCGATTGGCAAAGAACCAAACGAGAGCTGAAAATGACCAACCTTGGAAAGATCAACAAGGAAGGAAAAGAATACGCAACTATCGAAGATGAGCCTGATCTTCGCCCTGATTTAATAGAAGAAGCCCAAGAGCTGACCAAACATTTCCACCAAGTTTTGGGGGAGATAGGCGTAGAAAAGAGAGTTATTTTCAAACTTTCTTATATATATTACCTCAACCTAGACGAGGAAGAGATCCAATTCCTGATCGAAAAAACAAACCTGGGTGTAGAGGAAATTAAAAAGAAAATTTTGGGTCTTCGCTCTGAACTTTCTAAGCGGGAAGAAGAGAATATCCGTATGGAAGACAAGATTACGTCTCTATATTTAAATATTTTAGAGCTGAAAGAAAAGCAGACTGTAACTGTTAAGAAAGCTCCATTACTTCCTCAAGAAATAGATAAAACTTCCCAAGCATTAAAGAAGAAATACGAACAACGCAAAAAACTATTAGAAAAGCGCAAAAAAGGCCATTTCCTAGCTAGGACCCCGTATCGAGAGGTTGCTGACCTTTTAGGGATAACCGAGGGGAATGTGAGCGTTACATTACTTAGATTGATCGAAAAAATACAAAAAAAACTCAAATTTTCGGAATTGTCTGAGTAG